From the Gordonia bronchialis DSM 43247 genome, one window contains:
- a CDS encoding NADP-dependent isocitrate dehydrogenase, with protein MNAKQPTIIYTLTDEAPMLATHAFLPVIRAFADAADINVETSDISVAARVLAEFDDYLTEEQRVPDNLGELGRLTQNPDTNIIKLPNISASVPQLVATIKELQDKGYKIPDFPGNPKTDEESQIRDRYTKCLGSAVNPVLREGNSDRRAPRAVKEYARKHPHSMGKWSMASRTHVAHMTHGDFYHGEKSTTVSGDREVRMQLTTADGETIVLKPKVSLTDGDVIDSMFMSRKALIEFYEEQMQDAYETGVMFSLHVKATMMRVSHPIVFGHAVKVFYKDAFAKHGELFDELGVNVNNGLSDLYSKIESLPSAKREEIIDDLHKCHEHRPELAMVDSARGITNFHSPSDVIVDASMPAMIRAGGKMYGADGRLKDTKAVNPESTFSRIYQEMINFCKTNGAFDPTTMGTVPNVGLMAQKAEEYGSHDKTFEVPKDGVADIVDNATGEVLLTQNVEEGDIWRLCIVKDAPIQDWVKLAVTRARDSGMPVVFWLDPYRPHENELIAKVHKYLKDHDTDGLDIQIMSQVRAIRYTMERLIRGMDTISATGNILRDYLTDLFPILELGTSAKMLSIVPLMAGGGLYETGAGGSAPKHVKQLLEENHLRWDSLGEFLALAVSLEDLGKKQDNPKAQILAKTLDAATGKLLENDKGPSRKVGELDNRGSQFYLALYWAKELAAQTDDADLQKHFAPLAEALEANEDAIVAELNGVQGEPVDIGGYYAPDNELLAKVMRPSETFNKALEDVQK; from the coding sequence ATGAACGCGAAGCAGCCGACCATCATCTACACACTGACCGACGAGGCGCCCATGCTGGCGACGCACGCGTTTCTGCCGGTCATCCGGGCGTTCGCGGATGCCGCCGACATCAATGTGGAGACCAGCGACATCTCCGTGGCCGCACGCGTGCTCGCGGAGTTCGACGACTACCTCACCGAGGAACAGCGCGTTCCCGACAATCTCGGTGAATTGGGACGGCTGACCCAGAATCCGGACACCAACATCATCAAGCTGCCCAACATCAGCGCCTCGGTGCCGCAGCTCGTCGCCACCATCAAGGAATTGCAGGACAAGGGATACAAGATCCCCGATTTCCCCGGTAACCCCAAGACCGACGAGGAATCGCAGATTCGCGATCGCTACACCAAGTGTCTCGGCAGCGCAGTGAATCCCGTTCTGCGCGAGGGCAACTCCGATCGTCGCGCACCGCGGGCGGTGAAGGAGTACGCCCGAAAGCACCCGCACAGCATGGGCAAGTGGTCGATGGCGTCGCGCACCCACGTCGCGCACATGACCCACGGCGACTTCTACCACGGCGAGAAGTCCACGACGGTCTCCGGCGACCGCGAGGTGCGGATGCAGCTCACCACCGCCGACGGCGAGACCATCGTGCTCAAGCCCAAGGTGTCACTCACCGACGGCGATGTCATCGACTCGATGTTCATGAGTCGCAAGGCCCTCATCGAGTTCTACGAAGAGCAGATGCAGGACGCCTATGAGACCGGCGTGATGTTCTCCCTGCACGTCAAGGCCACGATGATGCGTGTCAGCCACCCCATCGTGTTCGGTCACGCCGTGAAGGTCTTCTACAAGGACGCCTTCGCCAAACACGGCGAGCTCTTCGACGAGCTGGGCGTGAACGTCAACAACGGCCTGTCGGATCTGTACAGCAAGATCGAATCGCTGCCGAGCGCGAAGCGCGAGGAGATCATCGACGACCTGCACAAGTGCCACGAGCATCGGCCCGAGCTGGCGATGGTGGACTCCGCCCGCGGGATCACGAACTTCCACTCCCCCTCCGACGTCATCGTCGACGCCTCGATGCCCGCGATGATTCGCGCCGGCGGCAAGATGTACGGCGCCGACGGCCGACTCAAGGACACCAAGGCGGTCAACCCGGAGTCGACCTTCTCCCGGATCTATCAGGAGATGATCAACTTCTGTAAGACCAACGGCGCCTTCGATCCCACGACGATGGGCACGGTCCCCAATGTCGGGCTGATGGCGCAGAAGGCCGAGGAGTACGGCTCGCACGACAAGACCTTCGAGGTACCCAAGGACGGTGTGGCCGACATCGTCGACAACGCCACCGGCGAGGTGCTGCTCACCCAGAACGTCGAAGAGGGTGACATCTGGCGTCTGTGCATCGTCAAGGACGCCCCCATCCAGGACTGGGTGAAGCTGGCCGTCACGCGGGCCCGCGACTCCGGGATGCCGGTGGTGTTCTGGCTCGATCCGTACCGCCCGCATGAGAACGAGCTCATCGCGAAGGTCCACAAGTACCTCAAGGACCACGACACCGACGGTCTCGACATCCAGATCATGTCGCAGGTCCGGGCGATCCGGTACACGATGGAGCGCCTGATCCGCGGGATGGACACCATCTCCGCGACCGGAAACATCCTGCGCGACTACCTCACCGACCTGTTCCCCATCCTGGAACTGGGCACCAGCGCCAAGATGCTGTCCATCGTGCCGCTGATGGCCGGTGGCGGTCTGTACGAGACGGGCGCCGGCGGGTCGGCACCCAAGCACGTCAAGCAGCTTCTTGAGGAGAATCACCTGCGCTGGGACTCGCTCGGTGAGTTCCTGGCCCTGGCGGTGAGTCTGGAGGACCTGGGCAAGAAGCAGGACAACCCGAAGGCCCAGATCCTGGCGAAGACCCTGGACGCGGCGACCGGCAAGCTGCTCGAGAACGACAAGGGCCCCTCACGCAAGGTCGGCGAGCTCGACAACCGTGGCAGCCAGTTCTACCTCGCCCTGTACTGGGCGAAGGAACTGGCCGCGCAGACCGACGATGCCGATCTGCAGAAGCATTTCGCGCCGCTGGCCGAAGCGCTGGAGGCCAACGAGGACGCGATCGTGGCCGAACTCAACGGTGTCCAGGGCGAACCGGTCGATATCGGTGGCTACTACGCGCCCGACAACGAACTGCTCGCCAAGGTGATGCGCCCGAGTGAGACGTTCAACAAGGCTCTGGAGGACGTGCAGAAGTAG